The following proteins are co-located in the Trichormus variabilis 0441 genome:
- a CDS encoding glycosyltransferase, whose translation MKIFKFLLGGSLAAALNLLLIFLLVEKLNFNTPLLRNIANVISIEISLIFSFFVYRTWVWTGGVWNLREVFLRQLPLYHVSAGLAVFTRVFLIFPILDWLQVNYAVNTVIGALLSASINYFISDSFVFKTPRKQNRDDLQGEIPLDTYYPEALAPAISIGSKSKQSESKVVDVSKTITTLSIVIPAYNEEDCIVQTIQTISKTLEIEQIDYEILVVNDNSRDRTEELLQQITSHNSKLRYVNNYYPNGFGFAVRCGLENFTGDAVAVVMADSSDAPEDIVSYFHKLQEGYDCVFGSRFIKGGKVIDYPGHKLVVNRLANLFIQILFSLKFNDITNAFKVYRKEVIEGISPLISHHFNLTVELPLKAIVRGYSFTTIPIIWRNRTTGVSKLKLKEMGSRYLFIVLYIWLEKHLSRGDYHLSKKRTVVKSKAESNG comes from the coding sequence ATGAAAATATTTAAATTTCTGCTTGGTGGTAGTTTAGCAGCAGCACTAAATCTATTACTGATTTTTTTACTGGTTGAAAAGCTCAACTTCAACACTCCCTTATTACGAAATATTGCCAATGTAATATCAATTGAAATTTCCTTAATATTTAGTTTTTTTGTATACAGAACTTGGGTATGGACTGGTGGTGTTTGGAATCTTAGAGAAGTATTCTTACGTCAACTACCTCTTTATCATGTTTCTGCTGGACTAGCAGTTTTTACGCGTGTTTTCTTGATTTTTCCGATTTTAGATTGGTTGCAGGTTAACTATGCAGTTAATACTGTAATAGGCGCACTTTTGAGCGCATCTATTAATTATTTTATTAGTGATAGTTTTGTATTTAAAACACCAAGAAAACAAAATCGAGATGATTTACAAGGAGAAATCCCTTTAGATACATATTATCCAGAAGCATTAGCTCCAGCTATATCAATCGGATCAAAATCAAAGCAATCTGAATCGAAAGTTGTAGATGTTTCTAAAACTATTACTACTTTATCAATAGTCATTCCAGCCTACAATGAAGAAGATTGCATAGTGCAAACAATACAAACTATTAGCAAAACCTTAGAAATTGAACAAATAGATTATGAAATTTTAGTTGTTAACGATAATAGTAGGGATAGAACTGAAGAATTATTGCAGCAAATTACTTCACATAATAGTAAACTACGTTATGTGAATAATTATTATCCTAATGGCTTTGGCTTTGCGGTTCGCTGTGGTTTGGAGAACTTCACAGGGGATGCTGTAGCTGTGGTTATGGCAGATAGTTCAGATGCACCAGAGGATATAGTATCCTACTTCCATAAGCTACAAGAGGGTTATGATTGCGTTTTTGGTTCTCGCTTTATTAAAGGTGGTAAAGTAATTGATTATCCTGGTCACAAACTAGTTGTGAATCGTTTAGCAAACTTATTTATTCAAATCTTATTTAGTTTGAAATTTAATGATATTACTAATGCCTTTAAAGTTTATCGAAAGGAAGTAATTGAAGGTATTTCTCCCTTAATATCTCATCACTTTAACTTAACGGTAGAATTGCCTCTTAAAGCTATAGTTAGAGGTTACTCCTTTACAACTATTCCTATAATTTGGAGAAATAGAACCACAGGTGTTTCTAAGCTCAAACTAAAAGAAATGGGTAGTCGATATTTGTTTATAGTTCTCTACATTTGGTTAGAAAAACACCTGTCCCGTGGAGATTACCATCTCAGTAAAAAAAGAACTGTCGTTAAATCAAAGGCTGAATCGAATGGCTGA
- a CDS encoding glycosyltransferase — MGISKVLLTNHHLKSYAGSELVTLDLAIEFQQKGWSVTVATFLFGGDLARHFYARGIDVVNVLEKPLTENEFDLVWGHHFPVLIKCLIEDSVKTKYLVLSSLSPYEPLEAIPFFYSKSDLILCNSEETKKEIIEQNHLQEIDKNKLFVFNNSVPANWFNLPVDIKETELRKVGVISNHPPTEVLTAIDILKSKNIDVDLIGILESPQLVNIDILNSYDAIITIGRTVQHCMALGKPVFCYDHFGGPGWLTPDNFKLAEWFNYSGRCCYQKMSGEQIVENLINGFLANNQHIHFFKNYSLENYSLTRNVENVLSCINNINKDYVDFNSEQVIGKVGEAYRRVFTENGFLKLERERSQSQLQQTQTELERSQSQLQQTQTELERSQSQLQQTQTELERSQSQLQQTQTELERSQSQLQQTQTELTLSQSQLYITQTKLEHWKNLVSWMEGSKFWKLRALSLSIKKGIINLPILKLAFNRLPVFQKKNYPIFIKRIGKWLKHQIMNFRTRNEFADALLAKVLQNFSGFPEYSQWIKDYEAKDEELTQQKKNSLLFHYQPVLSIVFPVYKLPLTVLQETINSVIQQTYSNWELCIAFADIDNYQTIDYLKTLSLQEKRIKLKVMAENKGISGNSNVSLDMASGEFVALLDHDDLLAPFAFYEVISELNKQPDLDFIYSDKDCISANSMVRSRLLLKPEWSPEILYSANYLTHLCIARRTLLEKIGGFRPETDGAQDWDLFLRITENTSRIARINSVLYHWRIIQGSTSLGIDSKPYALEGQLRSIQDHLTRTKLPATVSPHPESGFRLEWQASPATVSIYIDGDVPWDSLLACINAVAQFSDPKLHKAKITLPEHTYTSKATERENLIKAISLPIDWLPIKEGNSKLVTLANNIKQDKTDVVVFVSGLVKRFTEGWIQELSGWVLNHPDIGFVSSLILTDNNLVVEAGLVVDKYDNGSPLMRGNFLYSWDIFGGALWYRNCSASSPWAIAFSYKNYLEVGGLSSNSPSLSHAMIKLCQAIRANNKRGLVNPHARAFLQDLPKNDIPEFDDSLGNDPYFHPAFASVVPLKLRVKNGKKN, encoded by the coding sequence ATGGGTATATCTAAAGTTTTATTAACAAATCATCACCTAAAAAGCTACGCAGGTTCAGAACTTGTCACTCTCGATTTAGCAATTGAATTTCAACAAAAAGGCTGGTCAGTAACTGTTGCAACTTTCTTGTTTGGTGGTGATCTAGCAAGGCATTTTTATGCACGGGGTATAGATGTAGTTAATGTTTTAGAGAAACCTTTGACAGAAAATGAATTTGATTTAGTATGGGGTCATCATTTCCCCGTTTTAATTAAATGCTTAATAGAAGACTCTGTTAAAACAAAATATTTAGTTTTAAGTAGTTTATCTCCATATGAACCTTTGGAAGCAATTCCTTTTTTCTATTCTAAGTCTGATTTAATACTGTGTAATTCAGAAGAGACTAAGAAAGAAATCATAGAACAGAATCATTTACAAGAAATTGATAAGAATAAATTGTTCGTATTTAATAATTCTGTTCCTGCAAATTGGTTTAATCTACCAGTAGATATCAAGGAGACAGAGTTAAGAAAGGTAGGAGTGATTTCTAACCATCCACCAACAGAAGTTTTAACTGCTATAGATATATTAAAATCTAAAAATATAGATGTTGATTTAATAGGGATATTAGAAAGCCCTCAACTAGTAAATATTGATATTCTTAATTCATACGATGCAATCATAACTATTGGGCGTACTGTCCAGCATTGTATGGCTTTAGGAAAACCCGTGTTCTGCTACGATCATTTTGGTGGGCCTGGTTGGTTAACTCCAGATAACTTCAAACTTGCTGAGTGGTTTAACTATTCAGGAAGATGCTGTTACCAAAAAATGTCGGGTGAACAAATAGTAGAAAACTTAATTAATGGTTTTCTTGCAAATAATCAACACATACATTTTTTTAAAAACTACTCTTTGGAGAATTATTCACTAACAAGAAATGTTGAGAATGTTTTAAGTTGCATCAATAACATTAATAAAGATTACGTTGACTTTAATTCTGAGCAAGTAATTGGAAAGGTAGGAGAAGCTTACCGACGTGTATTTACTGAAAATGGTTTCTTAAAGCTTGAACGGGAGCGATCGCAGTCTCAACTGCAACAAACCCAGACAGAATTGGAGCGATCGCAGTCGCAACTACAACAAACTCAGACAGAATTGGAGCGATCGCAGTCGCAACTACAACAAACTCAGACAGAATTGGAGCGATCGCAGTCGCAACTACAACAAACCCAGACAGAACTGGAGCGATCGCAGTCGCAACTGCAACAAACCCAGACTGAGTTGACTTTGTCTCAGTCCCAGCTATATATAACTCAGACAAAGTTAGAACATTGGAAAAACCTCGTCTCTTGGATGGAAGGGAGTAAGTTTTGGAAGTTACGAGCCTTATCTTTGAGTATAAAGAAAGGAATAATAAATTTACCTATCCTTAAGCTTGCCTTTAACAGGTTGCCTGTTTTTCAGAAAAAAAACTATCCCATATTTATCAAACGTATAGGTAAGTGGCTCAAGCATCAGATCATGAACTTTCGTACTAGAAATGAATTCGCTGATGCACTATTAGCAAAAGTTTTACAAAATTTCTCTGGCTTTCCCGAATATAGTCAATGGATTAAAGATTATGAAGCAAAAGATGAAGAACTGACGCAACAAAAAAAGAATTCTTTATTATTCCATTATCAACCTGTATTAAGTATAGTTTTTCCCGTTTATAAACTACCACTAACCGTCTTACAAGAGACAATCAATAGTGTTATTCAACAAACTTACTCCAATTGGGAGCTATGTATTGCTTTTGCAGATATAGATAATTATCAAACCATTGATTATTTAAAAACCTTGAGTTTACAGGAAAAACGCATAAAACTTAAGGTAATGGCGGAAAATAAGGGAATTTCTGGTAACTCTAATGTATCTCTAGATATGGCTTCGGGCGAATTTGTAGCTTTGCTAGATCATGATGACTTGTTGGCACCTTTTGCATTTTATGAAGTCATCAGTGAATTGAACAAGCAACCCGATTTAGACTTTATTTACTCTGATAAAGACTGTATTAGTGCCAACAGCATGGTAAGGTCAAGGCTCTTACTCAAACCAGAGTGGAGTCCAGAAATCCTATATTCTGCTAATTATTTAACCCATCTGTGTATTGCTCGTCGCACACTTTTGGAAAAGATTGGTGGCTTTCGTCCAGAAACAGATGGCGCGCAAGACTGGGATTTATTTTTACGTATCACAGAAAATACATCACGTATCGCTCGAATTAATTCTGTGCTTTACCATTGGCGGATTATACAAGGTTCAACCTCCTTGGGAATAGATTCTAAGCCATATGCACTTGAAGGACAACTGCGATCTATCCAAGATCATCTTACTAGAACAAAATTGCCGGCCACAGTTTCACCACACCCTGAATCTGGTTTTCGCTTAGAATGGCAAGCCTCGCCTGCAACAGTATCAATTTATATTGATGGTGATGTACCTTGGGATTCTCTATTAGCTTGCATTAATGCTGTTGCCCAATTTTCTGACCCCAAATTACACAAAGCAAAAATTACTTTACCCGAACACACATATACTTCCAAAGCTACTGAAAGAGAAAATCTGATAAAAGCAATCAGTTTACCTATTGATTGGCTACCAATTAAAGAAGGAAATTCTAAATTAGTTACTTTAGCTAACAATATAAAACAAGATAAGACTGATGTAGTTGTGTTTGTATCAGGTCTTGTTAAGAGGTTTACCGAAGGATGGATACAAGAACTAAGCGGATGGGTGCTTAACCATCCAGATATTGGATTTGTGTCCTCACTTATTTTAACCGATAACAATTTAGTCGTAGAAGCTGGATTAGTTGTTGACAAATATGATAACGGCTCTCCCTTAATGCGAGGAAATTTCTTATATTCCTGGGATATATTTGGTGGGGCTTTATGGTACAGAAATTGTAGCGCTAGTTCTCCTTGGGCTATAGCTTTTAGTTATAAAAATTACTTAGAAGTCGGAGGATTATCTTCTAACTCTCCTTCTTTATCACACGCCATGATTAAGCTTTGTCAAGCTATTCGCGCAAATAATAAAAGAGGCTTAGTTAACCCTCATGCTCGCGCATTTTTGCAGGATTTACCAAAAAATGATATTCCGGAATTTGACGATTCTCTAGGAAATGATCCTTATTTTCATCCCGCCTTTGCTTCAGTTGTTCCTTTAAAATTAAGAGTTAAAAATGGTAAAAAAAATTAA
- a CDS encoding glycosyltransferase encodes MVKKIKLPKFLKDIIKKNIIVDRYIRDATALAGIMDFSCADISEIQQHPERVNQSGSQTINWYVPPFENAFYGGVMTILRTADYLHQHGKIKQRFLICGDSNAEVMLTKITNAFPNLNSAEVIILNSIEAIQNIPASDFSIATLWTTAYVLLKVKNTGLKFYFIQDFEPLFYPAGSTYAQAEATYRFGFYGIANTISLRKIYETEYTGIATHFTPCVDTKVFYPDSSLKKNSTPKRVFFYGRPGHPRNGFELAVEAMRKLKTRYGSQIEILSAGADWKPKEYGLEGVIENLGLLSYEETGNLYRSCHVGLSMMMTKHPSYLPFEMMACGVLVVSNINSSTQWLLKDRENCLLSHPSASCIAETISEAIDKYDEFDVIRNNAINCIKDNHADWSVEIKKIHDFIQSQ; translated from the coding sequence ATGGTAAAAAAAATTAAATTACCCAAATTTCTCAAAGACATAATTAAGAAAAACATTATCGTAGATAGATATATAAGAGATGCTACCGCACTTGCGGGTATCATGGATTTCTCCTGTGCAGATATTTCTGAAATTCAGCAGCATCCAGAGCGAGTCAATCAATCAGGCAGTCAAACGATAAATTGGTATGTACCACCGTTTGAAAATGCCTTTTATGGTGGTGTTATGACCATACTCCGCACTGCTGACTATTTACATCAGCATGGAAAAATCAAACAAAGATTTTTAATTTGTGGAGATAGTAATGCTGAAGTGATGCTTACTAAGATTACTAACGCTTTTCCTAATTTGAATAGTGCTGAAGTAATCATTCTCAACTCCATAGAAGCTATTCAGAACATACCAGCATCAGACTTCTCAATAGCTACTCTTTGGACAACAGCTTATGTCTTATTAAAAGTAAAAAATACTGGCTTAAAATTCTATTTTATACAAGACTTTGAACCACTATTTTATCCTGCTGGATCAACTTACGCTCAAGCTGAGGCAACTTACCGTTTTGGGTTCTATGGAATTGCTAACACTATCAGTTTAAGAAAAATATATGAAACTGAATATACTGGCATAGCGACTCATTTCACACCATGCGTAGATACAAAAGTCTTTTATCCTGACAGTAGCCTTAAGAAAAATTCTACTCCCAAGCGCGTATTCTTTTATGGAAGACCAGGACATCCGCGTAATGGATTTGAGTTAGCAGTTGAAGCAATGCGTAAGCTGAAAACCCGTTATGGTTCTCAGATAGAAATCTTATCTGCTGGTGCTGATTGGAAGCCTAAAGAATATGGTTTAGAAGGAGTTATAGAAAACCTGGGACTCTTAAGTTATGAAGAAACAGGCAATCTATATCGTTCTTGCCATGTTGGACTTTCAATGATGATGACCAAACACCCATCTTATTTACCTTTTGAGATGATGGCTTGTGGTGTATTGGTTGTATCGAATATTAATTCAAGTACTCAGTGGTTATTGAAAGACAGGGAAAATTGTTTATTATCCCATCCTAGCGCTAGTTGTATCGCTGAAACAATATCAGAAGCTATTGATAAGTATGATGAGTTTGATGTAATTAGAAACAATGCAATTAATTGTATTAAAGATAACCATGCTGACTGGTCTGTTGAGATTAAAAAAATCCACGATTTTATTCAAAGTCAATAA